A window from Chitinophagales bacterium encodes these proteins:
- a CDS encoding thioredoxin domain-containing protein, with protein MSHTNRLIHETSPYLLQHAHNPVDWYPWGEEALQKAKNDQKPILVSIGYSACHWCHVMERESFENEETAAIMNTHFINIKIDREERPDLDHIYMDAVQAMTGSGGWPLNVFLTPEGKPFYGGTYFPPKPVQNRPAWQDVLTGVVQAFSERRHEIDAQAENLTAHLLQSNSFGIQSPEADSIYQKENAHAMAVNILRQADKTWGGFGRAPKFPQTGVIQYLLRYHHETRNEDALTQALLSLDRMALGGLYDQIGGGFTRYSTDTEWLVPHFEKMLYDNALLLGVYAEAFALTKKEKYREVIAETVRFVERELTSPEGGFYSALDADSEGVEGKYYTFSREEVIGLLPEKEGEIFCQWFDITEEGNWEGRNIPWVARDRVAKMGEIPDLGRIIAEGKGKLLAYREKRVRPQLDDKQILSWNALMVTGLCKAYAATGEKDYLRMARANMDFQLRVFVQPDGEWLHTYKSGQARFPAFLDDLAFLIEALIQLQEVTGETDYLERARDLTQQVIEQFSEPDTGYFYYTHVGQTDVIIRKKEVYDGALPSGNSVMAQNLIKLGLYFDRPEWGERGRRITTSLGQAIIKYPTSFARWACILLEQVAGTREIAVVGEKADDLFREILAQYIPHNIIMYSKGPNNHFPLLNDKKGEENGLVYVCHNYSCLRPVSNLMEFRTVTRVNEW; from the coding sequence ATGTCCCACACCAATCGTCTCATTCACGAAACAAGTCCTTATTTATTACAACATGCCCATAACCCCGTAGATTGGTATCCCTGGGGTGAAGAGGCGCTTCAAAAAGCAAAGAATGATCAGAAGCCCATACTGGTCAGTATTGGTTATTCTGCCTGTCACTGGTGTCATGTGATGGAACGGGAGAGCTTTGAGAATGAGGAGACCGCGGCGATCATGAACACCCATTTCATCAATATCAAAATTGACCGGGAGGAGAGACCCGATCTCGACCATATTTATATGGATGCCGTACAGGCGATGACCGGGAGTGGGGGATGGCCGCTCAATGTTTTTCTTACCCCGGAGGGAAAACCCTTTTATGGAGGGACCTATTTTCCTCCAAAGCCTGTTCAAAACAGACCCGCATGGCAGGATGTGCTGACGGGAGTGGTACAGGCTTTTTCGGAACGCCGCCACGAGATCGATGCCCAGGCCGAGAACCTGACCGCGCATTTACTCCAATCCAATTCATTTGGGATTCAATCACCCGAAGCCGATAGCATTTACCAAAAGGAAAATGCCCATGCCATGGCGGTCAATATTCTTCGCCAGGCGGATAAGACCTGGGGTGGTTTTGGCCGTGCCCCCAAATTTCCTCAGACCGGAGTGATTCAGTACCTGCTTCGTTATCATCACGAGACAAGGAATGAAGATGCATTAACGCAGGCTTTGCTGAGCCTTGACCGGATGGCCCTTGGAGGTTTATATGATCAAATAGGGGGTGGGTTTACCCGATATTCTACCGATACCGAGTGGCTCGTACCCCATTTTGAAAAAATGCTATACGATAATGCTTTATTGCTTGGGGTATATGCCGAGGCCTTTGCGTTGACCAAAAAGGAGAAATACCGGGAGGTCATAGCCGAGACGGTTCGGTTTGTGGAACGCGAGTTGACCTCCCCCGAAGGAGGGTTTTATTCCGCACTCGATGCCGACAGTGAAGGGGTAGAAGGTAAATATTATACCTTTTCCCGGGAAGAAGTGATCGGCTTGTTGCCGGAAAAGGAGGGAGAGATTTTTTGCCAGTGGTTTGATATTACGGAGGAAGGAAATTGGGAAGGCCGGAATATTCCCTGGGTGGCAAGGGACCGGGTGGCCAAAATGGGGGAAATTCCTGATCTGGGGCGGATCATTGCAGAGGGAAAGGGAAAACTGTTGGCCTACCGCGAAAAAAGGGTCAGGCCACAGTTGGATGACAAGCAGATATTGAGTTGGAATGCGTTGATGGTGACCGGACTTTGCAAAGCCTATGCGGCCACCGGAGAAAAGGACTACCTGCGAATGGCCAGAGCCAATATGGATTTTCAGCTCCGGGTATTTGTACAACCCGACGGGGAGTGGCTCCATACCTATAAATCCGGGCAAGCCCGGTTCCCTGCTTTTCTGGATGATCTTGCCTTTCTTATTGAAGCCTTGATCCAGTTGCAGGAAGTAACGGGTGAAACAGACTATCTCGAGCGGGCCAGGGACCTGACCCAACAGGTAATTGAACAATTCAGTGAACCAGATACCGGTTATTTCTATTATACTCATGTCGGGCAAACCGACGTGATCATCCGGAAAAAAGAGGTATACGACGGCGCCCTGCCTTCGGGGAATTCGGTGATGGCACAAAACCTGATCAAACTCGGTTTGTATTTTGACCGGCCCGAGTGGGGGGAGAGAGGGCGGAGGATAACCACCTCTCTGGGTCAGGCCATCATTAAATATCCAACTTCCTTTGCCCGTTGGGCCTGTATCCTGTTAGAGCAGGTGGCCGGAACCCGGGAGATCGCGGTAGTGGGGGAGAAGGCCGATGACCTGTTTCGGGAGATTTTGGCGCAATACATACCACATAATATTATAATGTATTCAAAAGGGCCAAACAACCATTTCCCGCTTCTGAACGATAAAAAGGGGGAAGAAAATGGTTTGGTATACGTTTGCCACAATTATTCCTGCCTCCGGCCCGTTAGTAACTTAATGGAATTCAGGACAGTTACCCGTGTAAATGAATGGTGA
- a CDS encoding uroporphyrinogen-III synthase — translation MTNKRDAIIKPKGKVKRILITQPRPESEKSPYFELSRKYKVALDFHPLIRLVPIPAKEFRKQKIDIVNYTGVIFTSRNAIDHFFRTCEEMKVNVSQDTKYFCITEAVALYLQKFILYRKRKVFYGADGSNRSLFDAINKHKANEKFLYVCSENQQDNDICNWLKENNCEYSLAFMYRTESNDVKDILVKNSYDVICLFTPSGVKSLFDNMPGFRQNGTILGAFGSNTTKALEEAGMKIGIQAPRPQVPSMVAALEVFLNSQG, via the coding sequence ATGACAAATAAAAGGGATGCCATCATCAAACCCAAAGGAAAAGTGAAGAGGATTCTGATTACCCAACCAAGGCCAGAAAGCGAAAAATCGCCCTATTTCGAGCTGTCCAGGAAGTATAAAGTTGCGCTTGACTTCCATCCGCTAATCCGGTTGGTACCTATACCGGCCAAGGAATTCCGCAAACAAAAGATTGATATCGTCAACTATACCGGGGTGATCTTCACCAGCCGGAATGCGATTGATCATTTTTTCCGCACCTGCGAAGAAATGAAAGTGAATGTGTCACAGGATACAAAGTATTTCTGTATCACAGAAGCGGTGGCACTCTATCTGCAGAAGTTTATTCTTTACCGCAAACGTAAAGTGTTTTATGGCGCCGATGGTTCCAACAGGAGCCTGTTTGATGCCATCAACAAACATAAGGCCAACGAGAAATTCCTGTATGTATGTTCCGAGAATCAGCAGGACAATGATATCTGCAATTGGCTCAAAGAGAATAATTGTGAATATTCACTCGCCTTCATGTACCGCACCGAAAGCAATGATGTCAAGGATATTCTGGTAAAGAATTCCTATGATGTCATCTGTCTCTTTACTCCCAGCGGTGTAAAAAGCCTTTTTGATAATATGCCGGGATTCCGTCAGAACGGAACCATACTGGGTGCTTTTGGTAGCAATACCACCAAAGCCCTGGAAGAAGCAGGCATGAAGATCGGTATTCAGGCACCACGTCCTCAGGTACCGAGTATGGTAGCTGCGCTGGAGGTTTTTTTGAATAGTCAGGGGTGA
- a CDS encoding DUF4271 domain-containing protein encodes MMRPYFLLFLFIWFSRSVSAQGPDSLSVPPDTVRTVVIPPVIIDTTSAKLDSIRIADSLAQVKYLNDSIAKARAVPPPPPRKDPPKRDFQGKEIFFYVLVVLILFLGILKKLFPKYFADLFRIFFQRTLKQRQLYEQLVQTPLPSLLLNIFFLVVGGLYISFLLNYYNLEKVDNFWIQALYATGGLCAIYLGKYATLKFSGWLFQLTDPADDYSFIVFMINKMIGMFLLPCLVLIFLAGSSLAQFALYFSFVGLTLAWLYRIVLTFQLSRNRVKVNLFHFLLYIFGFEIIPLVLIYKLLLLVI; translated from the coding sequence ATGATGAGGCCCTATTTTCTTTTATTCCTGTTTATTTGGTTTTCCCGGTCCGTATCCGCGCAGGGCCCAGACAGTCTTTCTGTCCCACCCGATACGGTCAGGACCGTTGTCATACCACCGGTGATAATAGATACCACCAGTGCAAAGCTCGACTCCATCCGGATCGCCGATAGTCTTGCCCAGGTGAAATACCTGAATGACTCGATCGCCAAGGCCAGGGCTGTTCCTCCGCCACCGCCACGCAAGGATCCCCCCAAACGGGATTTTCAGGGGAAAGAGATCTTTTTCTATGTGCTGGTAGTGCTCATTTTATTTCTTGGGATATTAAAGAAATTGTTCCCCAAATATTTTGCTGACCTGTTCCGCATATTTTTTCAACGTACCCTAAAGCAAAGACAATTGTATGAGCAATTGGTGCAGACCCCCTTGCCATCGTTGTTGCTGAACATCTTCTTTCTCGTTGTCGGAGGTTTGTATATTAGTTTCCTGCTTAACTATTATAATCTGGAAAAAGTAGATAATTTCTGGATACAAGCCCTGTATGCTACCGGGGGGCTTTGTGCTATTTATTTAGGAAAATACGCGACCCTCAAGTTTTCTGGCTGGTTATTCCAGCTTACTGATCCTGCGGATGATTATTCCTTTATTGTATTTATGATCAATAAGATGATCGGGATGTTTTTGCTTCCCTGTCTCGTATTGATCTTTCTGGCTGGTTCGTCCCTGGCCCAATTTGCACTCTATTTTTCCTTTGTGGGACTGACACTGGCCTGGCTTTATCGAATTGTTTTAACCTTTCAATTATCACGTAACCGGGTTAAAGTCAATCTATTCCATTTCCTGTTATACATATTCGGATTTGAGATCATTCCCCTTGTCTTGATCTACAAGCTGTTATTGCTTGTTATTTAA